One Symphalangus syndactylus isolate Jambi chromosome 20, NHGRI_mSymSyn1-v2.1_pri, whole genome shotgun sequence DNA segment encodes these proteins:
- the OSBPL7 gene encoding oxysterol-binding protein-related protein 7 isoform X1, protein MDPGGVASPFSMDFQERDPPFLPESAQSSKPSSAQQASELWEVVEEPRGRLGTEGVMPERQEGHLLKKRKWPLKGWHKRYFVLEDGILHYATTRQDITKGKLHGSIDVRLSVMSINKKAQRIDLDTEDNIYHLKIKSQDLFQSWVAQLRAHRLAHRLDMPRGSLPSTAHWKVPGAQLPTAATASALPGLGPREKVSSWLRDSDGLDRCSHELSECQGKLQELHRLLQSLESLHRIPSAPVIPTHQASVTTERPKKGKRTSRMWCTQSFAKDDTIGRVGRLHGSVPNLSRYLESRDSSGTRGLPPTDYAHLQRSFWALAQKVHSSLSSVLAALTTERDRLRDMHQGSELSRMGLSEASTGQRRLHSLSTSSDTTADSFSSLNPEEKVSDSAKVPGYASLSMELSGKRVPCLIPSAWPRSLTSIWLLPQQEALYMKGRELTPQLSQTSILSLADSHTEFFDACEVLLSASSSENEASEEEESCTSEVTTSLSEEMLDLRGAERCQKGGCVPGRSMGPPRRRCLPAASGPGADVSLWNILRNNIGKDLSKVSMPVQLNEPLNTLQRLCEELEYSSLLDQASRITDPCERMVYIAAFAVSAYSSTYHRAGCKPFNPVLGETYECERPDRGFRFISEQVSHHPPISACHAESENFAFWQDMKWKNKFWGKSLEIVPVGTVNVSLPRFGDHFEWNKVTSCIHNVLSGQRWIEHYGEVLIRNTQDSSCHCKITFCKAKYWSSNVHEVQGAVLSRSGRVLHRLFGKWHEGLYRGPTPGGQCIWKPNSMPPDHERNFGFTQFALELNELTAELKRSLPSTDTRLRPDQRYLEEGNIQAAEAQKRRIEQLQRDRRKVMEENNIVHQARFFRRQTDSSGKEWWVTNNTYWRLRAEPGYGNMDGAVLW, encoded by the exons ATGGACCCTGGG GGAGTGGCCTCTCCCTTCTCCATGGACTTCCAAGAGAGGGACCCGCCCTTCCTGCCTGAGAGCGCTCAGTCCTCAAAGCCCAGCAGTGCTCAGCAG GCCTCTGAGCtgtgggaggtggtggaggagccTCGGGGCAGGCTGGGGACAGAGGGTGTCATGCCTGAGAGGCAGGAAGGTCACCTGCTCAAGAAGAGGAAGTGGCCTCTGAAAGGCTGGCACAAG AGATACTTTGTGCTCGAGGACGGGATCCTTCATTATGCAACAACCCGACAAGAC ATCACCAAGGGGAAGCTCCATGGCTCCATCGATGTCCGGCTGTCGGTCATGTCCATCAACAAAAAGGCCCAGCGCATTGACCTTGACACTGAAGACAACATCTACCACCTCAAG ATCAAATCCCAGGACCTATTCCAGAGCTGGGTGGCACAGCTGCGTGCCCACCGCCTAGCCCACCGCCTGGACATGCCCCGTGGCTCACTGCCCAGTACGGCTCACTGGAAG GTTCCTGGTGCCCAGCTTCCAACAGCAGCTACTGCCTCAGCCCTACCTGGGCTTGGACCGCGGGAGAAAGTGTCTTCCTGGCTGAGGGACAGTGATGGGCTGGACCGCTGCTCTCATG AGCTCTCTGAGTGTCAGGGGAAGCTCCAGGAACTACACAGGCTCCTCCAGAGCCTGGAGTCCCTGCACCGAATCCCCTCAGCCCCTGTTATCCCCACACACCAG GCCTCAGTGACAACCGAAAGACCCAAGAAGGGGAAACGGACCAGCCGCATGTGGTGCACCCAGAGCTTTGCCAAGGATGACACTATTGGACGG GTTGGTCGTCTCCACGGCTCTGTTCCCAACCTGTCTCGCTACCTGGAGTCTCGGGACTCCTCGGGCACCCGTGGGCTGCCACCCACAGACTATGCCCACCTGCAGCGAAGCTTCTGGGCCCTGGCCCAGAAGG TGCACAGCTCCCTCAGCAGCGTCCTGGCTGCCCTCACCACGGAACGGGACCGACTGAGGGACATGCACCAGGGCTCAGAGTTGTCAAGGATGGGG CTCTCTGAGGCCTCCACTGGCCAGAGGCGCCTCCACTCACTGTCCACCTCCTCCGACACCACAGCGGACTCTTTCAGCTCCCTCAACCCTGAGGAG AAGGTGTCTGACTCAGCAAAAGTGCCCGGTTATGCCTCCCTCTCAATGGAACTGTCAGGCAAGCGGGTGCCCTGCTTGATCCCCTCGGCTTGGCCCCGGAGCCTGACATCCATCTGGCTGCTCCCACAGCAAGAAGCTCTGTACATGAAGGGGCGCGAGCTCACCCCCCAGCTGTCGCAGACCAGCATCCTGTCCCTTGCTGATTCCCACACGGAGTTCTTCGATGCCTGTGAGGTTCTCCTCTCCGCCAGCTCTTCTGAGAATgag GCCTCAGAGGAGGAGGAGTCATGTACCAGTGAAGTCACCACCAGCCTGTCTGAGGAGATGCTGGACCTCAGGGGAGCTGAGCGCTGTCAGAAAG GGGGGTGTGTTCCAGGGAGATCCATGGGGCCACCCCGCCGTCGCTGCCTGCCGGCGGCCAGCGGGCCCGGGGCTGACGTGAGCCTGTGGAACATTCTGCGCAACAACATCGGCAAAGACCTGTCCAAGGTGTCGATGCCTGTGCAGCTCAATGAGCCGCTCAACACTCTGCAGCGGCTCTGCGAGGAGCTGGAGTACAGCAGCCTCCTGGACCAGGCCAGCCGCATCACCGACCCCTGCGAGCGCATG GTGTACATTGCAGCCTTTGCTGTCTCGGCCTACTCCTCCACATACCACCGAGCCGGCTGCAAGCCCTTCAACCCCGTCCTGGGGGAGACCTACGAGTGTGAGCGGCCTGACCGAGGCTTCCGCTTCATCAGTGAGCAG GTCTCGCACCACCCCCCTATCTCGGCCTGCCATGCAGAGTCTGAGAACTTCGCCTTCTGGCAAG ATATGAAGTGGAAGAACAAGTTCTGGGGCAAATCCCTGGAGATTGTGCCTGTGGGAACAGTCAACGTCAGCCTGCCCAG GTTTGGGGACCACTTTGAGTGGAACAAGGTGACGTCCTGCATTCACAATGTCCTGAGCGGTCAGCGCTGGATCGAGCACTATGGGGAGGTGCTCATCCGAAACACACAGGACAGCTCCTGCCACTGCAAGATCACCTTCTGCAAG GCCAAGTACTGGAGTTCCAATGTCCACGAGGTGCAGGGCGCTGTGCTCAGTCGGAGTGGCCGTGTCCTCCACCGACTTTTTGGGAAGTGGCACGAGGGGCTGTACCGGGGACCCACGCCAGGTGGCCAGTGCATCTGGAAGCCCA ACTCAATGCCCCCCGACCATGAGCGAAACTTCGGCTTCACCCAGTTTGCCTTGGAGCTGAATGAGCTGACAGCAGAGCTGAAACGGTCGCTGCCTTCCACCGACACGAGGCTCCGGCCAGACCAGAG GTACCTGGAGGAGGGGAACATACAGGCTGCTGAGGCCCAGAAGAGAAGGATCGAGCAGCTGCAGCGAGACAGGCGCAAAGTCATGGAGGAAAACAACATCGTACACCAGGCTCGCTTCTTCAG GCGGCAGACAGATAGCAGCGGGAAGGAGTGGTGGGTGACCAACAATACCTACTGGAGGCTGCGGGCCGAGCCAGGCTATGGGAACATGGATGGGGCCGTGCTCTGGTAG
- the OSBPL7 gene encoding oxysterol-binding protein-related protein 7 isoform X2: MDFQERDPPFLPESAQSSKPSSAQQASELWEVVEEPRGRLGTEGVMPERQEGHLLKKRKWPLKGWHKRYFVLEDGILHYATTRQDITKGKLHGSIDVRLSVMSINKKAQRIDLDTEDNIYHLKIKSQDLFQSWVAQLRAHRLAHRLDMPRGSLPSTAHWKVPGAQLPTAATASALPGLGPREKVSSWLRDSDGLDRCSHELSECQGKLQELHRLLQSLESLHRIPSAPVIPTHQASVTTERPKKGKRTSRMWCTQSFAKDDTIGRVGRLHGSVPNLSRYLESRDSSGTRGLPPTDYAHLQRSFWALAQKVHSSLSSVLAALTTERDRLRDMHQGSELSRMGLSEASTGQRRLHSLSTSSDTTADSFSSLNPEEKVSDSAKVPGYASLSMELSGKRVPCLIPSAWPRSLTSIWLLPQQEALYMKGRELTPQLSQTSILSLADSHTEFFDACEVLLSASSSENEASEEEESCTSEVTTSLSEEMLDLRGAERCQKGGCVPGRSMGPPRRRCLPAASGPGADVSLWNILRNNIGKDLSKVSMPVQLNEPLNTLQRLCEELEYSSLLDQASRITDPCERMVYIAAFAVSAYSSTYHRAGCKPFNPVLGETYECERPDRGFRFISEQVSHHPPISACHAESENFAFWQDMKWKNKFWGKSLEIVPVGTVNVSLPRFGDHFEWNKVTSCIHNVLSGQRWIEHYGEVLIRNTQDSSCHCKITFCKAKYWSSNVHEVQGAVLSRSGRVLHRLFGKWHEGLYRGPTPGGQCIWKPNSMPPDHERNFGFTQFALELNELTAELKRSLPSTDTRLRPDQRYLEEGNIQAAEAQKRRIEQLQRDRRKVMEENNIVHQARFFRRQTDSSGKEWWVTNNTYWRLRAEPGYGNMDGAVLW; this comes from the exons ATGGACTTCCAAGAGAGGGACCCGCCCTTCCTGCCTGAGAGCGCTCAGTCCTCAAAGCCCAGCAGTGCTCAGCAG GCCTCTGAGCtgtgggaggtggtggaggagccTCGGGGCAGGCTGGGGACAGAGGGTGTCATGCCTGAGAGGCAGGAAGGTCACCTGCTCAAGAAGAGGAAGTGGCCTCTGAAAGGCTGGCACAAG AGATACTTTGTGCTCGAGGACGGGATCCTTCATTATGCAACAACCCGACAAGAC ATCACCAAGGGGAAGCTCCATGGCTCCATCGATGTCCGGCTGTCGGTCATGTCCATCAACAAAAAGGCCCAGCGCATTGACCTTGACACTGAAGACAACATCTACCACCTCAAG ATCAAATCCCAGGACCTATTCCAGAGCTGGGTGGCACAGCTGCGTGCCCACCGCCTAGCCCACCGCCTGGACATGCCCCGTGGCTCACTGCCCAGTACGGCTCACTGGAAG GTTCCTGGTGCCCAGCTTCCAACAGCAGCTACTGCCTCAGCCCTACCTGGGCTTGGACCGCGGGAGAAAGTGTCTTCCTGGCTGAGGGACAGTGATGGGCTGGACCGCTGCTCTCATG AGCTCTCTGAGTGTCAGGGGAAGCTCCAGGAACTACACAGGCTCCTCCAGAGCCTGGAGTCCCTGCACCGAATCCCCTCAGCCCCTGTTATCCCCACACACCAG GCCTCAGTGACAACCGAAAGACCCAAGAAGGGGAAACGGACCAGCCGCATGTGGTGCACCCAGAGCTTTGCCAAGGATGACACTATTGGACGG GTTGGTCGTCTCCACGGCTCTGTTCCCAACCTGTCTCGCTACCTGGAGTCTCGGGACTCCTCGGGCACCCGTGGGCTGCCACCCACAGACTATGCCCACCTGCAGCGAAGCTTCTGGGCCCTGGCCCAGAAGG TGCACAGCTCCCTCAGCAGCGTCCTGGCTGCCCTCACCACGGAACGGGACCGACTGAGGGACATGCACCAGGGCTCAGAGTTGTCAAGGATGGGG CTCTCTGAGGCCTCCACTGGCCAGAGGCGCCTCCACTCACTGTCCACCTCCTCCGACACCACAGCGGACTCTTTCAGCTCCCTCAACCCTGAGGAG AAGGTGTCTGACTCAGCAAAAGTGCCCGGTTATGCCTCCCTCTCAATGGAACTGTCAGGCAAGCGGGTGCCCTGCTTGATCCCCTCGGCTTGGCCCCGGAGCCTGACATCCATCTGGCTGCTCCCACAGCAAGAAGCTCTGTACATGAAGGGGCGCGAGCTCACCCCCCAGCTGTCGCAGACCAGCATCCTGTCCCTTGCTGATTCCCACACGGAGTTCTTCGATGCCTGTGAGGTTCTCCTCTCCGCCAGCTCTTCTGAGAATgag GCCTCAGAGGAGGAGGAGTCATGTACCAGTGAAGTCACCACCAGCCTGTCTGAGGAGATGCTGGACCTCAGGGGAGCTGAGCGCTGTCAGAAAG GGGGGTGTGTTCCAGGGAGATCCATGGGGCCACCCCGCCGTCGCTGCCTGCCGGCGGCCAGCGGGCCCGGGGCTGACGTGAGCCTGTGGAACATTCTGCGCAACAACATCGGCAAAGACCTGTCCAAGGTGTCGATGCCTGTGCAGCTCAATGAGCCGCTCAACACTCTGCAGCGGCTCTGCGAGGAGCTGGAGTACAGCAGCCTCCTGGACCAGGCCAGCCGCATCACCGACCCCTGCGAGCGCATG GTGTACATTGCAGCCTTTGCTGTCTCGGCCTACTCCTCCACATACCACCGAGCCGGCTGCAAGCCCTTCAACCCCGTCCTGGGGGAGACCTACGAGTGTGAGCGGCCTGACCGAGGCTTCCGCTTCATCAGTGAGCAG GTCTCGCACCACCCCCCTATCTCGGCCTGCCATGCAGAGTCTGAGAACTTCGCCTTCTGGCAAG ATATGAAGTGGAAGAACAAGTTCTGGGGCAAATCCCTGGAGATTGTGCCTGTGGGAACAGTCAACGTCAGCCTGCCCAG GTTTGGGGACCACTTTGAGTGGAACAAGGTGACGTCCTGCATTCACAATGTCCTGAGCGGTCAGCGCTGGATCGAGCACTATGGGGAGGTGCTCATCCGAAACACACAGGACAGCTCCTGCCACTGCAAGATCACCTTCTGCAAG GCCAAGTACTGGAGTTCCAATGTCCACGAGGTGCAGGGCGCTGTGCTCAGTCGGAGTGGCCGTGTCCTCCACCGACTTTTTGGGAAGTGGCACGAGGGGCTGTACCGGGGACCCACGCCAGGTGGCCAGTGCATCTGGAAGCCCA ACTCAATGCCCCCCGACCATGAGCGAAACTTCGGCTTCACCCAGTTTGCCTTGGAGCTGAATGAGCTGACAGCAGAGCTGAAACGGTCGCTGCCTTCCACCGACACGAGGCTCCGGCCAGACCAGAG GTACCTGGAGGAGGGGAACATACAGGCTGCTGAGGCCCAGAAGAGAAGGATCGAGCAGCTGCAGCGAGACAGGCGCAAAGTCATGGAGGAAAACAACATCGTACACCAGGCTCGCTTCTTCAG GCGGCAGACAGATAGCAGCGGGAAGGAGTGGTGGGTGACCAACAATACCTACTGGAGGCTGCGGGCCGAGCCAGGCTATGGGAACATGGATGGGGCCGTGCTCTGGTAG
- the OSBPL7 gene encoding oxysterol-binding protein-related protein 7 isoform X3, which translates to MDPGGVASPFSMDFQERDPPFLPESAQSSKPSSAQQASELWEVVEEPRGRLGTEGVMPERQEGHLLKKRKWPLKGWHKRYFVLEDGILHYATTRQDITKGKLHGSIDVRLSVMSINKKAQRIDLDTEDNIYHLKIKSQDLFQSWVAQLRAHRLAHRLDMPRGSLPSTAHWKVPGAQLPTAATASALPGLGPREKVSSWLRDSDGLDRCSHELSECQGKLQELHRLLQSLESLHRIPSAPVIPTHQASVTTERPKKGKRTSRMWCTQSFAKDDTIGRVGRLHGSVPNLSRYLESRDSSGTRGLPPTDYAHLQRSFWALAQKVHSSLSSVLAALTTERDRLRDMHQGSELSRMGLSEASTGQRRLHSLSTSSDTTADSFSSLNPEEQEALYMKGRELTPQLSQTSILSLADSHTEFFDACEVLLSASSSENEASEEEESCTSEVTTSLSEEMLDLRGAERCQKGGCVPGRSMGPPRRRCLPAASGPGADVSLWNILRNNIGKDLSKVSMPVQLNEPLNTLQRLCEELEYSSLLDQASRITDPCERMVYIAAFAVSAYSSTYHRAGCKPFNPVLGETYECERPDRGFRFISEQVSHHPPISACHAESENFAFWQDMKWKNKFWGKSLEIVPVGTVNVSLPRFGDHFEWNKVTSCIHNVLSGQRWIEHYGEVLIRNTQDSSCHCKITFCKAKYWSSNVHEVQGAVLSRSGRVLHRLFGKWHEGLYRGPTPGGQCIWKPNSMPPDHERNFGFTQFALELNELTAELKRSLPSTDTRLRPDQRYLEEGNIQAAEAQKRRIEQLQRDRRKVMEENNIVHQARFFRRQTDSSGKEWWVTNNTYWRLRAEPGYGNMDGAVLW; encoded by the exons ATGGACCCTGGG GGAGTGGCCTCTCCCTTCTCCATGGACTTCCAAGAGAGGGACCCGCCCTTCCTGCCTGAGAGCGCTCAGTCCTCAAAGCCCAGCAGTGCTCAGCAG GCCTCTGAGCtgtgggaggtggtggaggagccTCGGGGCAGGCTGGGGACAGAGGGTGTCATGCCTGAGAGGCAGGAAGGTCACCTGCTCAAGAAGAGGAAGTGGCCTCTGAAAGGCTGGCACAAG AGATACTTTGTGCTCGAGGACGGGATCCTTCATTATGCAACAACCCGACAAGAC ATCACCAAGGGGAAGCTCCATGGCTCCATCGATGTCCGGCTGTCGGTCATGTCCATCAACAAAAAGGCCCAGCGCATTGACCTTGACACTGAAGACAACATCTACCACCTCAAG ATCAAATCCCAGGACCTATTCCAGAGCTGGGTGGCACAGCTGCGTGCCCACCGCCTAGCCCACCGCCTGGACATGCCCCGTGGCTCACTGCCCAGTACGGCTCACTGGAAG GTTCCTGGTGCCCAGCTTCCAACAGCAGCTACTGCCTCAGCCCTACCTGGGCTTGGACCGCGGGAGAAAGTGTCTTCCTGGCTGAGGGACAGTGATGGGCTGGACCGCTGCTCTCATG AGCTCTCTGAGTGTCAGGGGAAGCTCCAGGAACTACACAGGCTCCTCCAGAGCCTGGAGTCCCTGCACCGAATCCCCTCAGCCCCTGTTATCCCCACACACCAG GCCTCAGTGACAACCGAAAGACCCAAGAAGGGGAAACGGACCAGCCGCATGTGGTGCACCCAGAGCTTTGCCAAGGATGACACTATTGGACGG GTTGGTCGTCTCCACGGCTCTGTTCCCAACCTGTCTCGCTACCTGGAGTCTCGGGACTCCTCGGGCACCCGTGGGCTGCCACCCACAGACTATGCCCACCTGCAGCGAAGCTTCTGGGCCCTGGCCCAGAAGG TGCACAGCTCCCTCAGCAGCGTCCTGGCTGCCCTCACCACGGAACGGGACCGACTGAGGGACATGCACCAGGGCTCAGAGTTGTCAAGGATGGGG CTCTCTGAGGCCTCCACTGGCCAGAGGCGCCTCCACTCACTGTCCACCTCCTCCGACACCACAGCGGACTCTTTCAGCTCCCTCAACCCTGAGGAG CAAGAAGCTCTGTACATGAAGGGGCGCGAGCTCACCCCCCAGCTGTCGCAGACCAGCATCCTGTCCCTTGCTGATTCCCACACGGAGTTCTTCGATGCCTGTGAGGTTCTCCTCTCCGCCAGCTCTTCTGAGAATgag GCCTCAGAGGAGGAGGAGTCATGTACCAGTGAAGTCACCACCAGCCTGTCTGAGGAGATGCTGGACCTCAGGGGAGCTGAGCGCTGTCAGAAAG GGGGGTGTGTTCCAGGGAGATCCATGGGGCCACCCCGCCGTCGCTGCCTGCCGGCGGCCAGCGGGCCCGGGGCTGACGTGAGCCTGTGGAACATTCTGCGCAACAACATCGGCAAAGACCTGTCCAAGGTGTCGATGCCTGTGCAGCTCAATGAGCCGCTCAACACTCTGCAGCGGCTCTGCGAGGAGCTGGAGTACAGCAGCCTCCTGGACCAGGCCAGCCGCATCACCGACCCCTGCGAGCGCATG GTGTACATTGCAGCCTTTGCTGTCTCGGCCTACTCCTCCACATACCACCGAGCCGGCTGCAAGCCCTTCAACCCCGTCCTGGGGGAGACCTACGAGTGTGAGCGGCCTGACCGAGGCTTCCGCTTCATCAGTGAGCAG GTCTCGCACCACCCCCCTATCTCGGCCTGCCATGCAGAGTCTGAGAACTTCGCCTTCTGGCAAG ATATGAAGTGGAAGAACAAGTTCTGGGGCAAATCCCTGGAGATTGTGCCTGTGGGAACAGTCAACGTCAGCCTGCCCAG GTTTGGGGACCACTTTGAGTGGAACAAGGTGACGTCCTGCATTCACAATGTCCTGAGCGGTCAGCGCTGGATCGAGCACTATGGGGAGGTGCTCATCCGAAACACACAGGACAGCTCCTGCCACTGCAAGATCACCTTCTGCAAG GCCAAGTACTGGAGTTCCAATGTCCACGAGGTGCAGGGCGCTGTGCTCAGTCGGAGTGGCCGTGTCCTCCACCGACTTTTTGGGAAGTGGCACGAGGGGCTGTACCGGGGACCCACGCCAGGTGGCCAGTGCATCTGGAAGCCCA ACTCAATGCCCCCCGACCATGAGCGAAACTTCGGCTTCACCCAGTTTGCCTTGGAGCTGAATGAGCTGACAGCAGAGCTGAAACGGTCGCTGCCTTCCACCGACACGAGGCTCCGGCCAGACCAGAG GTACCTGGAGGAGGGGAACATACAGGCTGCTGAGGCCCAGAAGAGAAGGATCGAGCAGCTGCAGCGAGACAGGCGCAAAGTCATGGAGGAAAACAACATCGTACACCAGGCTCGCTTCTTCAG GCGGCAGACAGATAGCAGCGGGAAGGAGTGGTGGGTGACCAACAATACCTACTGGAGGCTGCGGGCCGAGCCAGGCTATGGGAACATGGATGGGGCCGTGCTCTGGTAG
- the OSBPL7 gene encoding oxysterol-binding protein-related protein 7 isoform X4 — MDFQERDPPFLPESAQSSKPSSAQQASELWEVVEEPRGRLGTEGVMPERQEGHLLKKRKWPLKGWHKRYFVLEDGILHYATTRQDITKGKLHGSIDVRLSVMSINKKAQRIDLDTEDNIYHLKIKSQDLFQSWVAQLRAHRLAHRLDMPRGSLPSTAHWKVPGAQLPTAATASALPGLGPREKVSSWLRDSDGLDRCSHELSECQGKLQELHRLLQSLESLHRIPSAPVIPTHQASVTTERPKKGKRTSRMWCTQSFAKDDTIGRVGRLHGSVPNLSRYLESRDSSGTRGLPPTDYAHLQRSFWALAQKVHSSLSSVLAALTTERDRLRDMHQGSELSRMGLSEASTGQRRLHSLSTSSDTTADSFSSLNPEEQEALYMKGRELTPQLSQTSILSLADSHTEFFDACEVLLSASSSENEASEEEESCTSEVTTSLSEEMLDLRGAERCQKGGCVPGRSMGPPRRRCLPAASGPGADVSLWNILRNNIGKDLSKVSMPVQLNEPLNTLQRLCEELEYSSLLDQASRITDPCERMVYIAAFAVSAYSSTYHRAGCKPFNPVLGETYECERPDRGFRFISEQVSHHPPISACHAESENFAFWQDMKWKNKFWGKSLEIVPVGTVNVSLPRFGDHFEWNKVTSCIHNVLSGQRWIEHYGEVLIRNTQDSSCHCKITFCKAKYWSSNVHEVQGAVLSRSGRVLHRLFGKWHEGLYRGPTPGGQCIWKPNSMPPDHERNFGFTQFALELNELTAELKRSLPSTDTRLRPDQRYLEEGNIQAAEAQKRRIEQLQRDRRKVMEENNIVHQARFFRRQTDSSGKEWWVTNNTYWRLRAEPGYGNMDGAVLW, encoded by the exons ATGGACTTCCAAGAGAGGGACCCGCCCTTCCTGCCTGAGAGCGCTCAGTCCTCAAAGCCCAGCAGTGCTCAGCAG GCCTCTGAGCtgtgggaggtggtggaggagccTCGGGGCAGGCTGGGGACAGAGGGTGTCATGCCTGAGAGGCAGGAAGGTCACCTGCTCAAGAAGAGGAAGTGGCCTCTGAAAGGCTGGCACAAG AGATACTTTGTGCTCGAGGACGGGATCCTTCATTATGCAACAACCCGACAAGAC ATCACCAAGGGGAAGCTCCATGGCTCCATCGATGTCCGGCTGTCGGTCATGTCCATCAACAAAAAGGCCCAGCGCATTGACCTTGACACTGAAGACAACATCTACCACCTCAAG ATCAAATCCCAGGACCTATTCCAGAGCTGGGTGGCACAGCTGCGTGCCCACCGCCTAGCCCACCGCCTGGACATGCCCCGTGGCTCACTGCCCAGTACGGCTCACTGGAAG GTTCCTGGTGCCCAGCTTCCAACAGCAGCTACTGCCTCAGCCCTACCTGGGCTTGGACCGCGGGAGAAAGTGTCTTCCTGGCTGAGGGACAGTGATGGGCTGGACCGCTGCTCTCATG AGCTCTCTGAGTGTCAGGGGAAGCTCCAGGAACTACACAGGCTCCTCCAGAGCCTGGAGTCCCTGCACCGAATCCCCTCAGCCCCTGTTATCCCCACACACCAG GCCTCAGTGACAACCGAAAGACCCAAGAAGGGGAAACGGACCAGCCGCATGTGGTGCACCCAGAGCTTTGCCAAGGATGACACTATTGGACGG GTTGGTCGTCTCCACGGCTCTGTTCCCAACCTGTCTCGCTACCTGGAGTCTCGGGACTCCTCGGGCACCCGTGGGCTGCCACCCACAGACTATGCCCACCTGCAGCGAAGCTTCTGGGCCCTGGCCCAGAAGG TGCACAGCTCCCTCAGCAGCGTCCTGGCTGCCCTCACCACGGAACGGGACCGACTGAGGGACATGCACCAGGGCTCAGAGTTGTCAAGGATGGGG CTCTCTGAGGCCTCCACTGGCCAGAGGCGCCTCCACTCACTGTCCACCTCCTCCGACACCACAGCGGACTCTTTCAGCTCCCTCAACCCTGAGGAG CAAGAAGCTCTGTACATGAAGGGGCGCGAGCTCACCCCCCAGCTGTCGCAGACCAGCATCCTGTCCCTTGCTGATTCCCACACGGAGTTCTTCGATGCCTGTGAGGTTCTCCTCTCCGCCAGCTCTTCTGAGAATgag GCCTCAGAGGAGGAGGAGTCATGTACCAGTGAAGTCACCACCAGCCTGTCTGAGGAGATGCTGGACCTCAGGGGAGCTGAGCGCTGTCAGAAAG GGGGGTGTGTTCCAGGGAGATCCATGGGGCCACCCCGCCGTCGCTGCCTGCCGGCGGCCAGCGGGCCCGGGGCTGACGTGAGCCTGTGGAACATTCTGCGCAACAACATCGGCAAAGACCTGTCCAAGGTGTCGATGCCTGTGCAGCTCAATGAGCCGCTCAACACTCTGCAGCGGCTCTGCGAGGAGCTGGAGTACAGCAGCCTCCTGGACCAGGCCAGCCGCATCACCGACCCCTGCGAGCGCATG GTGTACATTGCAGCCTTTGCTGTCTCGGCCTACTCCTCCACATACCACCGAGCCGGCTGCAAGCCCTTCAACCCCGTCCTGGGGGAGACCTACGAGTGTGAGCGGCCTGACCGAGGCTTCCGCTTCATCAGTGAGCAG GTCTCGCACCACCCCCCTATCTCGGCCTGCCATGCAGAGTCTGAGAACTTCGCCTTCTGGCAAG ATATGAAGTGGAAGAACAAGTTCTGGGGCAAATCCCTGGAGATTGTGCCTGTGGGAACAGTCAACGTCAGCCTGCCCAG GTTTGGGGACCACTTTGAGTGGAACAAGGTGACGTCCTGCATTCACAATGTCCTGAGCGGTCAGCGCTGGATCGAGCACTATGGGGAGGTGCTCATCCGAAACACACAGGACAGCTCCTGCCACTGCAAGATCACCTTCTGCAAG GCCAAGTACTGGAGTTCCAATGTCCACGAGGTGCAGGGCGCTGTGCTCAGTCGGAGTGGCCGTGTCCTCCACCGACTTTTTGGGAAGTGGCACGAGGGGCTGTACCGGGGACCCACGCCAGGTGGCCAGTGCATCTGGAAGCCCA ACTCAATGCCCCCCGACCATGAGCGAAACTTCGGCTTCACCCAGTTTGCCTTGGAGCTGAATGAGCTGACAGCAGAGCTGAAACGGTCGCTGCCTTCCACCGACACGAGGCTCCGGCCAGACCAGAG GTACCTGGAGGAGGGGAACATACAGGCTGCTGAGGCCCAGAAGAGAAGGATCGAGCAGCTGCAGCGAGACAGGCGCAAAGTCATGGAGGAAAACAACATCGTACACCAGGCTCGCTTCTTCAG GCGGCAGACAGATAGCAGCGGGAAGGAGTGGTGGGTGACCAACAATACCTACTGGAGGCTGCGGGCCGAGCCAGGCTATGGGAACATGGATGGGGCCGTGCTCTGGTAG